In Desulfomonile tiedjei DSM 6799, a genomic segment contains:
- a CDS encoding O-antigen ligase family protein: MKSTEFHENEQIIKNLREEGNPGPTDLSADNEAQQKELSDDRLDYLFFLLLFVSIPFIPFFQISVAGFEVTLSVIVILMYMLFKSIELLKYHDRTIIRYEITFMFLLLLVWSQISIFWAEDPHLAFRIVLKCSFFFIFTVFLVNFFSLSIQSMLKRLFTLPFLMVIPVLIGFAEYRSGTHAFYSFVYGDHVFGDKNTVGFMCATALPALVVLIASRKLILKLICFTAFVPLGLATYLTYSRGAVMEGILIIMLCSFSYLFLSRGIKGILHFAVLTVLIFCIGLALFSSEGLNESKQMWEQRFQEEDPRATFFAAGYEIVSSNPWTGVGIGNFGNAFLRTNIAVSAESKLYYPHNSFLAMLTELGLPGLILFAIIAVWPLSLFIRSIGRVVRSGDSAVIEGFSIGLGLSVLIITSILTIDFIYFPYYWIIYSISSCIGLVINDESTLTCRI; encoded by the coding sequence GTGAAATCAACAGAGTTTCATGAAAACGAACAAATAATAAAGAATTTACGGGAGGAAGGAAATCCGGGGCCCACGGACCTGAGTGCAGACAATGAAGCTCAGCAAAAAGAGCTTTCTGACGATCGGCTGGACTATCTGTTTTTTCTGTTACTGTTTGTCTCCATACCTTTTATACCATTCTTTCAAATTTCAGTAGCCGGTTTTGAGGTTACTCTTTCCGTTATCGTAATTCTTATGTACATGCTTTTCAAATCCATAGAATTATTGAAATACCATGACCGGACGATCATCCGATATGAGATCACCTTTATGTTTCTTCTCCTTCTGGTCTGGAGTCAAATCAGCATTTTTTGGGCGGAGGACCCGCATTTAGCTTTTCGGATTGTCCTCAAATGTTCGTTCTTCTTCATATTCACCGTATTCTTAGTGAATTTCTTCTCTCTATCAATTCAGTCGATGCTAAAGAGATTATTCACGCTTCCATTTCTCATGGTAATACCCGTTCTTATTGGATTCGCGGAATACCGATCAGGAACGCATGCCTTTTACTCTTTTGTGTATGGCGATCACGTTTTTGGTGACAAAAATACAGTAGGATTCATGTGTGCTACTGCTCTTCCTGCTTTGGTGGTGCTCATCGCTTCCCGAAAACTTATACTAAAGTTAATCTGCTTCACTGCTTTTGTTCCGTTGGGATTGGCGACGTATCTGACCTATTCCCGCGGTGCTGTCATGGAGGGAATCCTCATAATTATGCTGTGCAGTTTCAGTTACCTTTTTCTCAGCCGAGGAATTAAAGGTATCCTGCATTTTGCAGTTTTAACTGTCTTGATTTTTTGTATCGGATTAGCGCTTTTTTCATCGGAAGGACTCAATGAATCCAAGCAAATGTGGGAACAAAGGTTTCAGGAAGAGGACCCGCGTGCGACGTTTTTCGCAGCTGGATACGAGATCGTCTCATCGAATCCCTGGACCGGTGTAGGAATAGGAAACTTCGGAAATGCTTTTTTGCGAACAAACATTGCAGTTTCAGCAGAATCGAAGCTCTACTATCCGCATAACTCATTTCTTGCAATGTTGACGGAGTTGGGATTGCCGGGGCTAATACTGTTTGCAATTATTGCCGTATGGCCGCTTTCGCTCTTCATCAGATCGATCGGAAGAGTTGTCCGATCCGGTGATTCGGCTGTTATAGAAGGCTTTTCAATTGGGTTGGGGCTAAGTGTGCTTATAATTACTTCCATTCTGACCATAGATTTTATTTATTTTCCATACTATTGGATTATCTATAGTATTAGCTCATGTATTGGTTTGGTTATTAACGATGAATCGACTCTTACCTGCAGAATCTAA
- a CDS encoding glycosyltransferase, producing MPKVFSVFSANLDNIDALYIRLFDPCAWMLGPLCNRRKIGTVFHIVGDPIAGIYERSDWSGPGKLFRRILFLPEELLTWNAVQSQVLLFSGSDLKQRYAVRGSHGEVIIDSVLEESDFSYPKGNSLHGCTTVLFVGFLRPPKRVEFLIEAVGMLISEDRNIKLRIVGSGEERYVTYLKSLVSERNLSKSVEFIGYLPMGDGLNKEYRTADIFAFPSATEGAARSLLEAAANSLPIITTNVGSARDLFIDGESALIVPPNDPVEIAIALRRFIEDPALRKKCMENARRSAGGRSVRTHVKVILEYLNRASEIARSNV from the coding sequence TTGCCAAAAGTTTTCAGCGTCTTTTCTGCCAACTTGGACAATATCGATGCATTATATATACGGCTGTTCGACCCTTGTGCGTGGATGTTGGGTCCTCTCTGTAACAGGAGAAAAATAGGGACGGTTTTTCATATTGTAGGCGACCCGATTGCAGGCATTTACGAAAGGAGTGATTGGTCCGGTCCGGGCAAATTGTTCAGAAGAATACTATTCCTTCCGGAGGAACTCCTGACATGGAATGCAGTGCAATCGCAGGTCCTGCTCTTTAGCGGGTCGGACCTGAAGCAACGATATGCAGTACGTGGAAGTCATGGAGAAGTAATCATTGATTCCGTCTTGGAGGAGTCAGACTTTTCTTACCCGAAAGGAAACTCTCTCCACGGCTGCACGACAGTTCTGTTTGTGGGCTTTCTCAGGCCTCCAAAACGAGTCGAGTTCCTCATTGAAGCAGTCGGTATGCTGATCTCCGAGGATCGAAACATCAAATTGCGTATAGTCGGATCGGGTGAAGAGCGATATGTAACATACCTGAAATCCCTTGTCAGCGAGAGAAATCTGTCGAAATCGGTTGAATTTATCGGGTATCTTCCCATGGGAGACGGTCTGAACAAAGAATACCGGACGGCTGATATATTCGCTTTCCCATCCGCCACGGAAGGTGCAGCTCGTAGCCTGTTGGAGGCGGCTGCAAATTCGCTCCCAATAATTACTACGAATGTCGGTAGTGCCAGAGATTTATTTATAGACGGCGAGAGCGCCTTGATCGTTCCTCCTAACGATCCTGTTGAAATTGCTATCGCTCTCAGAAGGTTCATTGAAGATCCCGCGTTACGAAAGAAATGCATGGAAAACGCACGCCGGTCTGCAGGTGGCCGAAGCGTAAGAACCCACGTTAAGGTAATTTTGGAATACTTGAACAGGGCTTCTGAGATTGCTCGGAGTAATGTATGA
- a CDS encoding acyltransferase, with protein sequence MNKILIMYSWFVFVMTFWMPDIPHIMRFRGWLLGLAMNRKGKNFQVSNAAIIRGLENLSVGNDVYCASGVVILAARDIRIDDEVMVAFHSVIIDGNHRSQAGSYRFGRSIRKPVRIGRGTWIGANCTICPGVSIGSNVAIAANSAVVEDLPSDVTAGGVPARVIKDNSEFNFSDYEEVIYSR encoded by the coding sequence ATGAACAAAATTCTTATTATGTATAGCTGGTTCGTTTTTGTCATGACTTTCTGGATGCCTGATATTCCTCACATTATGCGGTTCAGAGGCTGGCTGCTGGGCTTGGCAATGAATCGTAAAGGCAAGAATTTTCAAGTCTCAAATGCTGCAATAATACGAGGGTTAGAAAATCTTTCCGTTGGAAACGATGTATATTGCGCTTCCGGAGTGGTCATCTTAGCCGCAAGGGACATACGGATAGACGACGAAGTCATGGTAGCCTTTCACAGTGTCATTATAGACGGGAACCACCGTTCCCAGGCAGGGAGTTACCGTTTCGGCAGATCAATCAGAAAGCCTGTAAGGATCGGCAGAGGTACATGGATCGGAGCGAATTGTACTATCTGCCCGGGAGTATCAATCGGGTCGAACGTTGCCATTGCTGCGAATTCAGCAGTAGTAGAAGACTTACCGTCGGATGTGACTGCAGGGGGCGTTCCCGCGAGAGTGATCAAAGACAATTCTGAGTTTAATTTCTCTGATTATGAAGAAGTCATATATTCACGATAG
- a CDS encoding glycosyltransferase family 2 protein, which produces MNEKLSIIVPCRNEVEYIDAFMTSILSQEVPEEIDELEVLIVDGMSEDGTTEKILEFIRKDSRIVLIENPCKTTSKGLNLALMQASGIYIVRMDVHTEYAPDYIKMCLKELLRTGADNVGGAARVKAEGYVQAAIGLAYKSKFSTGGAKFHNEHHEGYVDTVPYGCWHKHTLARMGYFDEELIRNQDDELNLRIIRNGGKIFQSNSIRSWYYPRNSIIALFNQYQQYGYWKVRIMQKHRTSAAGRHLVPAIFTLALLVTAFLTVIDCACAPILIGLTAIYLGSSLIASILSCNVLGKIKYLPIMPIIFAAYHFGYALGFLIGLADFGLFSGRSGQYFTELTRTVRKTSRN; this is translated from the coding sequence ATGAATGAAAAACTTTCGATCATAGTACCTTGCAGAAATGAAGTAGAATATATAGACGCTTTCATGACCAGCATACTTTCCCAGGAAGTTCCCGAAGAAATTGATGAATTAGAAGTTCTCATCGTGGATGGCATGAGTGAGGATGGCACCACAGAAAAGATCCTGGAATTCATCCGTAAAGATTCAAGAATAGTATTGATCGAAAACCCATGCAAAACCACATCAAAGGGATTAAACCTGGCTCTTATGCAAGCAAGCGGAATTTACATTGTGAGAATGGACGTGCACACTGAGTATGCTCCAGACTACATCAAAATGTGTCTAAAAGAGCTACTCAGAACAGGCGCGGACAACGTGGGAGGTGCTGCCCGCGTCAAAGCAGAAGGCTATGTTCAAGCTGCAATCGGTTTGGCTTACAAATCAAAATTCAGCACCGGGGGAGCCAAATTTCACAATGAGCATCATGAAGGCTATGTCGATACGGTACCTTATGGATGCTGGCATAAGCATACATTAGCAAGAATGGGATATTTCGATGAGGAATTGATACGTAATCAGGACGATGAGCTGAATCTGAGAATTATCAGAAATGGAGGGAAGATTTTCCAATCGAATTCGATTCGATCCTGGTATTATCCCAGAAATTCAATAATAGCGTTGTTCAACCAGTACCAACAATACGGATACTGGAAAGTACGAATAATGCAGAAACATAGAACGTCGGCAGCAGGCCGGCATCTGGTTCCTGCAATATTCACTTTGGCTTTATTGGTAACTGCATTTTTAACTGTAATAGATTGTGCGTGTGCTCCCATCCTGATCGGTTTGACTGCCATATACCTGGGCTCATCGTTAATTGCGAGTATTTTGTCATGCAACGTTTTAGGCAAGATTAAATACTTGCCCATCATGCCGATCATCTTTGCTGCTTATCATTTCGGGTATGCCTTGGGATTTCTTATAGGCCTGGCTGATTTCGGCTTATTTTCAGGAAGGTCGGGACAGTATTTCACCGAGCTAACGCGAACGGTAAGGAAAACGTCCAGAAACTGA
- a CDS encoding GumC family protein, with protein MDDSGKDALFLLNVIKKHKLMILCISCGLIIVTVLFTFSRVPWFRSYAMLEVDVKKPEAPNSLTGEANSEAIISTHLGKLKSTSVAELLVTKMNLDQDPEFINSPGLISQIVSGLRSLISTEDSPNSSQFDEIEKKNKLIKTVLDRVSVRPIHKSNLIMVSFDAKDPFQAKTFLDQFLHLCITYQSDQRRKDLKDTLIGLERELQKSEMKLFDSESQLVQFVSKSGLVPSSDGGFGPIMDQLKRQMETVLRTRELRGKYQALDEKSSGKNDELPGDLPNSEYVKKMQEQLATLEVEDRRMGALYSEAFPKRITLQKQITELRHKIEQAQKEAVSAALDAIKKEELISTEYLDGIKSEAMRVNALSSQSALLMRKVNMNREVHSNLLKQYLETQIRANSNLNDIHIIDTGSLNTGPIWPPKLLFLSVGLFASVLIGVLAAFVREYTDDSIQTTKRLEAQFDLRELGKIPDLNCVRFRSENGASRGAFLVHSEPQSFLTNAFRNIQTSISFVVEDSDMKTWVLSSAIPQEGKSFVSMSLAFTYALDKSKKVLLIDADLRGPSISRMFNEINDDGLSTLLQSPDMSFENVVHHHKPSNLFYMLAGPLSDDPVNLLRSDRLKDVCNILKKEFDVVIFDSSPILAFPDTRILSRVTDGLIFLARQGHVTEHEVTSAIEIIRSTQKSRILGVILNGVSTFDRAYNYYQAYYSGRNGKNWPALTERRRHE; from the coding sequence ATGGATGATTCTGGTAAAGATGCTCTTTTTTTACTGAATGTGATCAAAAAACATAAGCTCATGATTTTGTGTATAAGTTGCGGGCTTATCATAGTGACCGTTCTGTTCACTTTCTCCAGAGTCCCGTGGTTTAGATCGTACGCTATGCTTGAAGTGGATGTTAAGAAACCCGAGGCACCGAATTCCTTAACCGGAGAAGCAAATTCTGAAGCGATAATCAGTACGCACTTGGGCAAATTGAAATCAACAAGCGTAGCAGAGTTGTTGGTAACAAAGATGAATCTGGATCAAGATCCGGAATTCATAAACTCACCCGGCCTCATAAGCCAAATTGTGTCGGGCCTGCGTAGTCTTATCTCCACGGAAGACTCTCCGAACTCGTCGCAGTTTGACGAGATAGAGAAGAAAAATAAGTTAATCAAGACTGTTTTGGACAGGGTTTCAGTTCGGCCGATTCATAAAAGTAACTTAATTATGGTCAGTTTTGACGCAAAAGATCCCTTTCAGGCGAAAACTTTTTTGGATCAATTCCTCCATTTATGCATCACTTATCAATCGGATCAGAGGAGGAAAGATTTGAAGGACACGTTAATCGGTCTCGAAAGGGAACTGCAAAAATCTGAGATGAAACTGTTCGACTCGGAATCCCAACTTGTTCAATTTGTGTCGAAAAGCGGCTTGGTTCCATCGAGTGACGGCGGATTCGGCCCCATTATGGATCAACTGAAAAGACAAATGGAGACAGTACTGAGAACCAGAGAATTGCGAGGCAAATACCAGGCTCTGGACGAGAAATCCTCCGGCAAGAATGACGAGTTACCTGGAGATCTCCCCAATAGCGAGTACGTGAAGAAAATGCAGGAGCAGTTGGCAACCCTTGAAGTAGAAGATCGCCGCATGGGTGCACTCTATAGTGAAGCCTTCCCCAAACGCATTACCCTACAAAAGCAAATTACCGAATTACGACATAAGATTGAGCAAGCCCAGAAAGAGGCTGTTTCGGCAGCATTGGACGCTATCAAGAAAGAAGAACTGATTTCAACAGAGTACCTTGATGGCATAAAATCGGAAGCAATGCGAGTCAATGCATTGAGTTCACAGAGTGCTCTTCTCATGCGAAAAGTAAATATGAACAGAGAAGTGCATTCAAACCTTTTGAAACAATATCTGGAAACACAAATTCGGGCAAACAGCAACCTGAATGACATTCACATAATAGATACCGGTTCTTTAAATACTGGGCCAATCTGGCCTCCTAAACTCCTTTTTCTCAGTGTTGGACTCTTTGCTTCAGTATTGATAGGCGTGCTCGCTGCATTTGTACGCGAATATACCGATGACTCGATTCAAACCACCAAGAGATTAGAAGCCCAGTTCGATCTTCGCGAATTAGGCAAAATACCCGATCTGAACTGTGTGCGCTTCAGATCGGAAAATGGCGCTTCGAGAGGAGCTTTTCTGGTACACTCGGAACCGCAATCGTTCCTGACGAATGCTTTCAGAAATATACAAACATCCATCTCGTTTGTTGTGGAAGATTCGGACATGAAGACGTGGGTGTTGTCGAGCGCAATACCTCAGGAAGGTAAAAGCTTCGTTTCTATGTCATTGGCATTTACCTATGCTTTAGACAAGTCAAAAAAAGTGTTACTCATCGATGCCGATCTGAGAGGACCATCGATTTCGAGAATGTTCAATGAAATAAACGACGATGGATTGTCGACTTTGCTTCAATCGCCTGATATGTCATTTGAGAATGTCGTTCACCATCACAAGCCGTCAAATTTATTCTATATGTTAGCGGGACCGTTATCTGACGATCCCGTAAATCTTCTGAGGTCCGATAGACTCAAAGACGTATGCAACATTCTCAAAAAGGAATTCGATGTTGTCATTTTCGATTCGTCTCCCATATTGGCTTTTCCCGATACTCGGATTCTTTCGAGAGTTACGGACGGACTCATATTTCTCGCACGGCAAGGCCATGTTACAGAACATGAAGTAACCTCAGCTATAGAGATCATACGCTCTACGCAGAAATCGAGAATTTTAGGTGTCATTCTGAACGGAGTTTCAACATTCGATCGAGCATACAATTATTACCAAGCCTACTATTCCGGCAGAAATGGAAAGAACTGGCCTGCTCTTACGGAAAGGAGACGTCATGAATGA
- a CDS encoding phenylacetate--CoA ligase family protein encodes MNDILLRMYYCLPSCAVNVAASLYGYYQTRIRYGSLWERMVPVIEQRDGWTLDQWREYQNDRLMFFLKRAVTRVPYYRRLHECGRFPVEDVKSTDDLSILPILEKDVVRLNPRDFIADDCNPSKLISEQTSGTTGKPVLTFWTSATYQELFAIFEYRLRRWNGVKYGDNWCMIGGQLVVSQKRKRPPFWIWNHPCRQLYMSNYHLAPQFLDYYLDEIKARKIVYMLGFCSSMDVLAIHALERNRTDIKFEFAIGNAEPYLIHQRDRIEKAFQCETRDSYGCSEGVTHAYECAYGNLHLSPDVGITEFIGQNGEAVPPGEAGELVCTGLLNPDNIFIRYRVGDWAIAGDPGWQCQCGRSMPIIKKVEGRTADMIITPDGRRIGLIDPVFRGNLRIKEAQIRQVKAEEFVICCVPCTGFDDSDKSVIMNRFRDRVGCVKVRFELVDRIPRGNNGKFKFVVNECYQTLTRSEQPSVENSSRSGTLM; translated from the coding sequence ATGAATGACATTCTTCTCAGAATGTACTATTGCCTGCCGTCCTGTGCAGTGAATGTTGCTGCGTCATTGTACGGATATTATCAGACAAGGATAAGATACGGCTCTTTATGGGAAAGAATGGTTCCGGTCATTGAACAGAGAGATGGCTGGACATTAGATCAGTGGAGAGAATATCAAAATGACAGATTGATGTTCTTCTTAAAACGTGCAGTGACCAGAGTACCGTATTACAGGCGTCTTCATGAATGCGGCCGTTTTCCTGTAGAAGATGTCAAATCAACTGACGATCTAAGTATCCTTCCTATTCTCGAAAAAGATGTAGTTCGTTTAAATCCTCGTGATTTTATCGCAGATGATTGCAATCCATCAAAACTGATTAGTGAACAGACAAGCGGTACAACGGGAAAACCTGTATTGACTTTTTGGACATCCGCCACTTACCAGGAATTATTTGCCATATTTGAATACAGGCTGCGTCGTTGGAATGGGGTGAAGTATGGCGATAACTGGTGCATGATTGGCGGCCAACTGGTAGTCTCACAAAAACGAAAACGCCCGCCGTTTTGGATTTGGAACCATCCCTGTAGACAACTCTACATGTCGAATTATCATCTTGCCCCCCAATTCCTCGATTATTACTTGGATGAGATCAAGGCAAGAAAAATTGTGTACATGCTTGGATTTTGCTCGTCAATGGATGTTCTTGCCATTCATGCTCTCGAGAGAAATAGGACAGATATTAAATTTGAATTTGCCATTGGAAATGCCGAACCATACCTGATTCATCAGCGGGACAGAATCGAGAAGGCTTTTCAATGTGAAACACGTGACTCATACGGGTGTTCCGAAGGTGTAACGCACGCATATGAATGCGCTTACGGCAATTTGCACCTTTCGCCCGACGTAGGCATAACGGAATTTATCGGTCAAAACGGTGAAGCAGTTCCTCCGGGTGAAGCGGGGGAGCTGGTATGTACAGGTTTGCTCAATCCGGATAACATTTTCATTCGATATCGTGTCGGTGATTGGGCGATTGCCGGCGACCCCGGTTGGCAATGCCAATGCGGACGCTCGATGCCGATTATCAAGAAGGTGGAAGGCCGGACTGCTGACATGATAATTACTCCGGACGGACGCAGGATAGGTCTCATTGACCCTGTGTTCAGGGGGAATTTGCGAATAAAGGAAGCCCAAATTAGACAGGTAAAAGCAGAGGAATTTGTCATCTGTTGTGTACCGTGTACGGGATTTGATGATTCCGACAAATCGGTCATCATGAATCGCTTCCGGGACCGGGTGGGCTGCGTAAAAGTACGCTTTGAACTAGTTGATAGGATTCCCAGAGGAAACAACGGAAAGTTTAAATTCGTGGTAAATGAATGTTATCAAACATTAACAAGATCGGAACAACCGTCTGTGGAGAATTCCTCAAGGTCTGGAACGCTAATGTAA
- a CDS encoding glycosyltransferase family 2 protein, which translates to MDETNSHEIIFSIILVVHNERECLINLLQDLTLQDFPAERTEMILVDSASIDGTGQAMHDFAENHTRRRITILQNPDKITAPGLNLAIRAATGKFVLRLDAHTRIPTDFLTRNYEALQKGESVVGGRIVYMQPSGIWELILSTAVSSRFGAACAPFRQLRAAGYVDTLAFAAYSRQVFANVGLFNETLVRNEDNEMHYRIRKAGFRFYYDPTIISRYLSRRTLRGLLRQMYNNGLWIFPTMAIQPRCFSFRHFVPLFFFLILLFCALTAIVLTGWLLGFVLLVYFLAAFIFAAQKTSCFSGYRKFGVLLIPFYFFLIHSAYGIGTSVGMFRLIGEYFGLVLNPSQQF; encoded by the coding sequence ATGGACGAAACAAATAGCCATGAGATAATATTTTCAATAATTCTCGTGGTTCACAACGAACGTGAATGCCTGATTAATTTGCTTCAGGATTTGACTTTACAGGATTTTCCTGCGGAACGGACGGAGATGATTCTCGTGGACAGTGCCTCCATTGATGGGACCGGCCAAGCAATGCATGATTTTGCCGAAAATCATACTCGTAGGAGGATCACCATACTGCAGAACCCGGATAAAATCACGGCTCCCGGCTTGAATCTTGCCATCAGGGCGGCCACCGGGAAATTCGTGTTGCGACTGGACGCACATACCAGAATTCCCACCGATTTCTTGACGCGTAATTACGAAGCATTACAGAAAGGGGAGTCTGTGGTTGGAGGCCGCATCGTTTACATGCAGCCGAGTGGGATCTGGGAGCTGATTCTCTCCACTGCTGTTTCGTCACGTTTTGGCGCTGCTTGTGCTCCATTCAGACAATTGCGGGCCGCAGGATACGTAGACACCCTTGCTTTTGCGGCCTATTCAAGACAAGTTTTTGCGAACGTAGGACTGTTTAACGAGACCCTGGTCCGTAATGAAGACAATGAAATGCATTACCGCATCCGCAAGGCCGGCTTCAGATTTTACTACGATCCAACGATCATATCTCGCTATTTGTCACGTCGAACTCTTCGTGGACTGCTGAGACAGATGTACAACAACGGCCTTTGGATTTTCCCCACAATGGCAATTCAGCCAAGATGTTTTTCATTCAGACATTTCGTACCGTTGTTTTTCTTTCTTATCCTGTTATTTTGTGCTCTCACAGCTATAGTATTGACCGGTTGGCTTTTAGGCTTTGTGCTATTGGTGTACTTTCTCGCTGCTTTCATCTTCGCTGCACAGAAAACTTCCTGTTTCAGCGGATATCGGAAATTCGGTGTTCTTTTGATACCATTCTATTTTTTCCTCATTCATAGCGCATACGGTATTGGGACGTCTGTTGGAATGTTCCGATTGATCGGAGAGTATTTTGGATTGGTTCTTAACCCATCCCAGCAATTCTGA
- a CDS encoding ElyC/SanA/YdcF family protein — protein MDFVVFVLKKLVSAVVQPIGISSVLVVAGVIVWKLKHWSRAGAFLIVAGSGLLLVLSLPITSYLLLYGLEAQAGSYQDPDFLKSNGVQYIVVLGGIGSTDELTPADKSGDSIYRVLEGVRLWHGVPGSRLVLSGMGTPVSSNDPESMKSFPMYLGVEPDALTVYANARDTEDEAEFVSAFLGDSTFALVSSAYHIPRAMKQFRNRGLNAIASPCGFKAKTPPQLYRSFLPEGSALLGSELAIHEYLGQLWIGLRSLVSRI, from the coding sequence ATGGATTTTGTAGTCTTTGTCTTGAAGAAATTAGTAAGTGCAGTGGTTCAGCCCATCGGGATTTCTTCTGTTCTCGTGGTTGCCGGTGTCATTGTCTGGAAGTTGAAGCACTGGAGTCGGGCCGGGGCGTTCCTCATCGTCGCTGGATCGGGATTGTTGTTGGTTCTTTCATTACCGATCACATCCTATTTGTTGTTATACGGTTTGGAAGCACAAGCCGGTTCGTATCAGGATCCTGATTTTCTCAAATCAAACGGCGTACAATACATTGTTGTATTGGGCGGTATCGGCAGCACTGATGAGCTGACTCCCGCAGATAAATCCGGGGATTCCATTTACCGGGTTTTGGAAGGAGTGCGTCTCTGGCACGGAGTTCCCGGAAGTCGGTTAGTTCTTTCCGGAATGGGAACCCCGGTTTCGAGTAACGATCCGGAATCAATGAAGTCTTTTCCTATGTATCTAGGGGTTGAGCCCGATGCTTTGACAGTCTATGCAAATGCCAGGGACACCGAGGACGAAGCCGAATTCGTGTCCGCGTTTCTGGGTGACTCCACATTCGCCCTGGTGAGTTCTGCTTACCATATCCCTCGAGCTATGAAGCAATTTCGGAACAGAGGCCTCAATGCCATTGCCAGTCCTTGCGGATTCAAGGCCAAAACTCCACCCCAATTGTATAGAAGCTTTCTGCCCGAAGGCAGTGCTCTGTTGGGTTCGGAATTGGCAATACATGAGTATTTGGGGCAGCTTTGGATAGGCCTTAGAAGCCTGGTTTCACGAATATAG
- a CDS encoding Ig-like domain-containing protein, translating to MRIMPELRKSFGGSGRSITLEQLEDRIVLDGAVADAQDVQDAGTDTGTVDSLGWVYVDNGWWQEDNGSGWWWDQSSGWFWNQNTGWWVQNSGGFAYWYHGLHQYWAQETSTGNWFWWDDISDQTWEPAFAWFADQVNSQWMWAYNDSTGSSYYADELNYFYQDHTDGQWYWHDDVNENGWELAFTWFVDDYGVMVYNDWHSSEYIWGNNFHYTQQHTSSYVNEAPIVMVPGAQTVNENTSLHIPAIYVYDVDSITDEIQITLSVSHGTLSLASTTGLYFLTGDGTQDAQMVFLGSWTELNAVLHDVTYSPGLNYHGSDTLSIVVNDLGCAGSGGAQSTSQTVFINVLDV from the coding sequence ATGAGAATTATGCCTGAATTACGGAAGTCATTTGGGGGATCCGGCCGCTCAATTACCCTGGAGCAGTTGGAAGATCGGATTGTTCTTGACGGAGCGGTGGCTGACGCGCAGGATGTGCAGGACGCCGGAACTGACACGGGTACGGTCGATAGTCTCGGCTGGGTGTATGTCGACAATGGATGGTGGCAGGAGGATAACGGCAGCGGATGGTGGTGGGACCAATCCAGCGGATGGTTCTGGAACCAGAACACTGGCTGGTGGGTGCAGAATTCCGGAGGATTCGCCTATTGGTATCACGGGTTGCATCAATACTGGGCACAGGAAACTTCTACTGGTAACTGGTTCTGGTGGGACGATATTAGCGATCAGACCTGGGAACCGGCATTCGCCTGGTTCGCGGACCAGGTTAACTCACAATGGATGTGGGCATACAATGATTCTACCGGCAGCAGCTATTATGCCGATGAACTCAATTACTTCTATCAGGATCATACAGACGGCCAGTGGTACTGGCATGATGACGTCAATGAAAACGGATGGGAATTAGCCTTCACCTGGTTCGTCGATGACTATGGGGTGATGGTATACAACGATTGGCATTCCAGTGAGTACATCTGGGGTAACAACTTCCACTACACTCAGCAACACACGAGCAGTTATGTGAATGAAGCGCCCATAGTAATGGTCCCGGGAGCACAGACTGTCAATGAAAATACCAGTCTGCATATTCCCGCTATTTACGTTTATGATGTCGATTCTATTACTGACGAGATTCAGATAACTCTTTCCGTGAGTCACGGCACATTGAGCCTTGCCAGTACAACCGGACTTTATTTTCTCACCGGTGATGGAACGCAAGACGCGCAGATGGTGTTCCTCGGATCGTGGACCGAGCTTAATGCGGTGCTGCATGATGTTACTTACTCCCCGGGTCTCAACTACCATGGTTCCGACACACTCTCTATCGTGGTAAACGATCTGGGGTGCGCAGGTTCCGGGGGAGCTCAATCGACTTCTCAGACGGTTTTCATAAACGTACTTGATGTATAA